The genomic window AGATTATTGTATTTTCGAACTGTCGCAATTAACGCAACTTAGCGAGTCGTTCCTCGTGAATCCTGGCATGCATCTGCAACCCCCTGTCACTTGCGGCACGCACAGCCAACTGAAGCCGTTCTAAAACGAACCATCGACTCAATAATTCTACCACGATCCTAAGATGGTTTCTACGTTGCTATGCATCCGGGACACTCACCAAAATGGTACACAGCACAGAAGATCGTCGATCCGAGTTTGTGCAGGTCGGCTCGCATAGTTTTCCGCAACTCGAGTACTCCTCGTTCACGGAGCAATTACCTTCCCTCGGCGAGTCGGAGGCCGGGGCTTGCGCGTCTTCAATGAATCGAGTCATGAATCATCGAATCTCAAATTTATCAAGCATAATCGATCTCTCAGATTTTTG from Augochlora pura isolate Apur16 unplaced genomic scaffold, APUR_v2.2.1 APUR_unplaced_2337, whole genome shotgun sequence includes these protein-coding regions:
- the LOC144477610 gene encoding uncharacterized protein LOC144477610, translated to MSRYLVSLILLLIMVLHAHAQAPASDSPREGNCSVNEEYSSCGKLCEPTCTNSDRRSSVLCTILNGFSWLCVPQVTGGCRCMPGFTRNDSLSCVNCDSSKIQ